One part of the Coleofasciculus chthonoplastes PCC 7420 genome encodes these proteins:
- a CDS encoding DUF6753 family protein, with translation MARSELAEEFFEEGEGSHQSKTLLDQLIEGQSEEFKRKVFELVARTGYTNYSDPLFVILLATGSLQVLLNEKPAELDTMFKRWAAKVVGALELCEGQIVRRQEAAISEAAASLIRQAHRQELTSFWQRIVPGSVAAAVVLAVGFVGGMTVPSFLKGGYVAGERLTADDAALLRWAKSQEGRQARDLYEWNQDYLPVCQQDVKNLGVTLSLGGRKVSSGFCALWVEPVSKRKFES, from the coding sequence GTGGCACGTTCAGAGCTGGCAGAGGAGTTTTTTGAGGAAGGGGAAGGTTCTCATCAAAGCAAGACACTTTTAGATCAGCTGATTGAGGGTCAGTCTGAAGAATTCAAACGCAAGGTTTTTGAGTTGGTTGCCCGCACGGGTTACACAAACTACAGCGACCCGTTGTTTGTGATTCTCTTGGCAACGGGTTCCCTTCAGGTGCTGCTTAACGAAAAGCCAGCCGAGTTAGATACTATGTTTAAGCGGTGGGCGGCAAAGGTTGTCGGCGCGTTGGAGTTGTGTGAGGGGCAGATTGTACGGCGACAGGAGGCGGCGATTTCCGAGGCGGCGGCTAGTTTGATTCGTCAAGCTCACAGGCAGGAACTGACTTCGTTTTGGCAAAGAATTGTTCCGGGTTCGGTGGCGGCGGCGGTGGTGCTGGCAGTGGGATTTGTGGGGGGAATGACGGTTCCCTCGTTTTTGAAGGGTGGATATGTTGCTGGAGAGCGTCTGACCGCTGATGATGCAGCGCTGTTGCGTTGGGCGAAATCTCAGGAAGGAAGACAGGCGCGTGACTTGTATGAATGGAATCAGGATTATTTACCCGTTTGCCAACAAGATGTGAAAAATCTGGGTGTAACGTTGTCGTTGGGGGGAAGAAAGGTGAGTTCAGGATTCTGTGCGTTGTGGGTTGAACCTGTTTCCAAACGAAAATTTGAGTCATGA
- a CDS encoding RNA-guided endonuclease InsQ/TnpB family protein, translating to MKTRRVTYRIYPNKAQFDQLHWARKMHCDLYNAAMANRRTQYKRFGHSVNYLEQQNCLPEFKKVWIEYAELGSHTLQATLKRVDFAYKRFFQGLAKYPKFKAKRRYSGWTYPDQAGWKALSNGKNGYLELRDLGLKIQMRGQARTWGTPTTCTIFFRNGKWYASITVQCNPIRQTGTGSIGIDLGCKDAVTLSTGEKIAKPDFIKEGHKKVKVVSKRLRRKRPPNRNKKVKGSRRWKKEQKRISELQGKISRQREDWLHKTTSEIVSGNSLIAGEQLNVKGMTRKAKKGKRKRQKAGLNRSILDVGFSIVGDLLTYKATEAGGFYVESPTKTLKPSQRCAKCWELTPKTLADRVHVCSNPDCNHVEDRDVNAAQVNEIWARGLERASLDVESPSSTDCGSMKQLGAKKRQKRRL from the coding sequence ATGAAAACACGTAGAGTGACCTATAGAATTTACCCAAACAAGGCTCAATTTGACCAGCTTCATTGGGCGAGAAAAATGCACTGCGATCTCTATAACGCGGCAATGGCTAACCGAAGGACGCAGTACAAGCGCTTTGGTCATTCCGTTAATTATCTTGAGCAGCAAAACTGTTTGCCTGAGTTTAAGAAAGTTTGGATTGAGTATGCCGAATTAGGTTCTCATACGTTACAAGCTACATTAAAGCGGGTTGATTTTGCCTATAAGCGATTTTTTCAAGGATTAGCCAAGTATCCAAAGTTCAAAGCCAAGCGGCGGTATAGTGGCTGGACATATCCAGACCAAGCAGGTTGGAAGGCTTTATCTAACGGTAAAAACGGTTACTTGGAACTAAGAGACCTTGGTTTAAAGATTCAAATGCGGGGGCAAGCTAGGACTTGGGGAACTCCAACAACCTGCACAATCTTTTTCAGAAATGGTAAGTGGTATGCGTCAATCACTGTGCAGTGCAACCCAATCCGTCAAACAGGTACGGGTTCAATCGGAATCGACCTTGGCTGTAAAGACGCGGTGACGCTTTCAACTGGCGAGAAAATTGCTAAACCCGATTTTATTAAAGAGGGACACAAAAAAGTTAAGGTAGTCTCAAAGCGGTTAAGACGCAAAAGACCACCTAATAGGAACAAAAAAGTTAAGGGATCGAGACGATGGAAAAAAGAACAAAAGCGGATTTCTGAGCTTCAGGGTAAGATATCCCGACAACGAGAAGACTGGCTGCACAAAACAACCAGCGAGATAGTTAGCGGTAATAGCCTAATTGCTGGAGAGCAGTTAAATGTCAAGGGCATGACTCGAAAAGCCAAGAAGGGTAAGCGAAAGAGACAGAAAGCCGGGTTAAATCGGTCTATTCTCGACGTTGGGTTTAGCATAGTCGGTGATTTATTAACCTACAAAGCTACTGAAGCAGGCGGGTTCTATGTCGAGTCACCAACTAAAACGCTCAAGCCAAGTCAACGGTGTGCTAAATGTTGGGAATTAACGCCTAAGACTTTAGCTGATAGAGTTCATGTTTGCTCTAATCCTGACTGTAATCATGTTGAGGATAGAGATGTTAATGCTGCCCAAGTTAATGAGATTTGGGCAAGGGGTTTGGAACGAGCCTCTTTAGACGTGGAGTCGCCTAGCTCTACTGACTGCGGAAGCATGAAGCAACTAGGGGCGAAGAAACGTCAGAAACGACGACTTTAA
- a CDS encoding single-stranded DNA-binding protein — MNTATLGAQVTEATEIRYTIDGERKVAVFKVVFKSGWGDNQRLEPLKVLAWGKQADVAQQLAVSQEVILNGYLSMNVVERDGFKEKIAQMTALGIFTTATATEEMLEDEPQAA; from the coding sequence ATGAACACTGCAACTCTTGGCGCACAGGTGACCGAAGCGACTGAAATTCGCTACACCATTGACGGTGAACGGAAAGTCGCTGTATTTAAGGTTGTGTTTAAGAGCGGGTGGGGAGACAACCAGCGTCTAGAACCGTTGAAAGTGCTGGCTTGGGGCAAACAAGCTGATGTTGCCCAGCAGTTAGCCGTCTCTCAAGAGGTAATTCTCAATGGCTATCTCTCTATGAATGTCGTCGAACGAGATGGCTTTAAGGAAAAGATAGCCCAAATGACCGCTCTTGGCATCTTCACAACAGCAACGGCTACTGAAGAAATGCTAGAAGACGAACCGCAAGCTGCCTAA
- a CDS encoding single-stranded DNA-binding protein: MDLNHIQLVGRVGADPEVRYFESGATKCALTLAVDKRQRHSEKPDWFNLEMWSKTAEVAASYVRKGKLIGVSGSLEIQRWQNPEDGSERSKPIIRVNRLELLSPKQDDNDSSSTDSDNNSDLDDDCPI; this comes from the coding sequence ATGGACTTAAACCACATCCAGTTAGTCGGTCGCGTTGGTGCTGACCCTGAGGTGCGTTACTTCGAGTCAGGCGCCACCAAATGTGCGTTGACTCTTGCCGTTGATAAGCGACAGCGTCACAGTGAAAAACCCGACTGGTTCAACCTGGAAATGTGGAGCAAAACCGCAGAAGTGGCTGCCTCCTACGTCCGTAAAGGAAAGCTGATTGGTGTTTCCGGGTCTTTGGAAATCCAACGCTGGCAAAATCCTGAAGACGGTTCTGAGCGCTCCAAACCGATTATTCGGGTTAACCGCTTAGAATTGTTGTCACCGAAACAAGATGATAACGATTCTAGCTCAACCGATAGCGATAACAACAGCGACTTAGACGACGACTGCCCAATCTAG
- a CDS encoding TrbI/VirB10 family protein, which translates to MVQFQEIPDNGNSEVENSQNNSVDQFPHKVDDWSEESLAKLIGFEEEDPSNPAAVSPELSTQPENGNNLEPDSPILSVEELFDETQPEPQPMSQKGWSKGALVGSGLLVVFVCAGLVLSPIMDGIQPSPQTASKPEPSPTPKVMADEQGNPNGKLKTELALSQQAEELEKIDEARQQRSQDERDGVQPGETEQDPESKAQTPQRAPVRRTPPPAPAPRRRVARATAPRPQPRRSSALSQVTTPTMATAPSSPRSQVQPEVTPSPKPTDPMERWTTLAQLGSYGQVQAENGEAQGVQLSQEGQMRRVSMPSADPVLPQESVVIAEAVETLPPSTEGVLAEAESRILQGRPIRRATVGTMASGELMTPVIWSGEGNTEGRFVVTLNQPLLDRLGVEVLPAGTQVVFEIANVAENGLVKANALSVVKGDWDYALPDGALVVRGSGGEPLVAQDWFDHGDEIASMDVSTALLGALTQVGEVINRPESQTSTSITNGISSTTTTSQTSEPNIWAAVLEGGATPILEQIMERNQSAIARLDEMETLWYVEAGAGVQVFVNQSFTL; encoded by the coding sequence ATGGTTCAGTTTCAAGAAATACCCGACAATGGTAATAGTGAGGTCGAGAATTCCCAAAACAATTCTGTTGATCAGTTTCCCCATAAAGTCGATGATTGGAGCGAAGAATCCTTAGCGAAACTGATTGGTTTTGAGGAAGAAGATCCATCCAATCCGGCGGCTGTATCACCGGAACTATCGACTCAACCTGAGAATGGGAATAATCTAGAACCCGATAGCCCCATCTTGTCGGTTGAGGAGCTGTTTGATGAGACCCAACCCGAACCCCAGCCCATGTCTCAAAAGGGTTGGTCTAAAGGAGCATTGGTTGGATCAGGATTACTGGTAGTCTTCGTTTGTGCTGGGTTGGTTTTGAGTCCGATTATGGATGGAATACAACCTTCACCCCAGACGGCTTCAAAGCCGGAACCGTCGCCCACTCCTAAAGTGATGGCGGATGAACAAGGCAATCCTAATGGTAAGCTTAAAACCGAACTGGCTCTGTCGCAGCAGGCGGAAGAGTTAGAGAAAATTGATGAAGCACGCCAGCAGCGTTCTCAGGATGAGCGGGATGGGGTTCAACCTGGGGAAACGGAACAAGACCCAGAGAGTAAGGCACAGACTCCTCAGAGAGCGCCCGTTCGTCGAACACCACCACCAGCGCCAGCGCCCCGGCGAAGGGTAGCGAGAGCGACTGCTCCTCGTCCTCAGCCCAGGCGGTCATCCGCTCTGTCTCAGGTGACTACTCCAACGATGGCGACAGCCCCGTCGAGTCCTCGTTCTCAGGTGCAACCTGAGGTGACCCCAAGCCCTAAGCCGACTGATCCTATGGAACGCTGGACTACTTTGGCACAGTTGGGCAGTTACGGTCAAGTGCAGGCTGAAAACGGTGAGGCACAGGGGGTACAACTGTCTCAAGAAGGGCAGATGAGACGGGTATCGATGCCATCGGCTGATCCGGTTTTGCCCCAGGAGTCTGTTGTCATAGCCGAGGCGGTGGAAACCTTACCGCCCTCTACTGAGGGAGTGTTGGCAGAAGCCGAATCCAGAATTTTGCAAGGTAGACCTATTCGGCGAGCAACGGTGGGGACAATGGCATCAGGAGAACTGATGACTCCGGTTATCTGGTCAGGAGAAGGTAATACGGAAGGACGTTTTGTGGTCACGCTGAACCAACCCCTTCTGGATAGATTGGGGGTGGAAGTCCTCCCAGCAGGAACCCAGGTTGTGTTTGAGATTGCGAACGTCGCGGAGAACGGCTTGGTGAAAGCCAATGCTTTGTCTGTGGTTAAAGGCGATTGGGACTATGCCTTGCCGGACGGTGCTTTGGTGGTGCGCGGCTCTGGAGGGGAACCGCTGGTGGCTCAGGACTGGTTTGACCATGGGGATGAGATTGCCTCAATGGATGTTTCCACCGCATTACTGGGCGCTCTCACCCAGGTTGGGGAAGTGATCAACCGCCCTGAATCGCAAACCTCGACATCGATTACTAATGGCATCTCGTCCACCACAACCACATCGCAGACATCAGAACCTAATATTTGGGCAGCTGTCTTGGAAGGGGGAGCCACACCCATTCTAGAGCAAATTATGGAGCGTAATCAGAGTGCGATCGCTCGGCTGGATGAGATGGAAACCCTCTGGTATGTGGAAGCGGGAGCGGGAGTGCAGGTTTTTGTCAATCAGTCGTTTACGTTGTGA